A window of Pleurocapsa minor HA4230-MV1 contains these coding sequences:
- a CDS encoding type II toxin-antitoxin system RelE/ParE family toxin, whose translation MNNQQPTPVIWLGSTRKTVQDFPLPVRQAVGFALFQAQLGGKHIHTKPLKGFAGTGVLEIVERYDGDTYRAVYTVKFVNVIYVLHSFQKKSKTGIKTPKPDLDLIKKRLQQAQLDYQQLNS comes from the coding sequence ATGAATAACCAACAACCAACACCTGTAATTTGGTTAGGCTCAACTAGAAAGACAGTGCAGGATTTTCCCCTTCCAGTACGTCAAGCAGTTGGTTTTGCTCTTTTCCAAGCACAATTAGGTGGCAAGCACATACATACTAAACCCCTGAAAGGCTTTGCTGGTACAGGTGTTTTAGAGATTGTCGAAAGGTACGATGGCGATACTTATCGGGCTGTATATACCGTTAAGTTTGTAAATGTGATTTATGTACTTCATTCTTTTCAAAAAAAGTCTAAAACAGGGATTAAAACTCCTAAACCAGACCTTGACCTGATTAAAAAACGATTACAGCAAGCACAATTAGATTATCAACAGCTAAATAGTTAA